ATATTGCCACAGGCCGTTATATTTCTGATGCGGATTTTGAATATGGCAATAATTCAGTGGTGATCGGAAATGAAATCGCAGAAAAATTGTTGGGTAATGCAGAGACTGCTGTTGGCAAAACAATTTCGATAAGGGGAAAGAAAGGCATTGTTGTAGGTGTTTTTAAAAAGCAGGGAAAAACGATGATCGGCGGCTGGAATTTTGATGAGAGCATTGTGATACCTTACAAATTTGCCCGCACTATCATGGATGAACGAAGATCTGATCCGCTTATCATGATCCAGGGACAGGACAATCTCAACAGTAAGGCCTTGAAAGATGACCTGACGGGGGTAGTTCGTGCCATACATAAATTAAGTCCCACACAGGAAGATGATTTTACATTAAATGATATCAATGATTTCAGCGCAGCGATCAGCCAGGCATTTGTTAGTTTGAATATCGGAGGTTGGGCCATTGCTGCTTTGTCTTTGATCGTTGGTATGTTTGGAGTCGCCAATATCATGTTTGTTACCGTTAGAGAAAGAACAGGACAGATCGGGTTGAAAAAAGCCATTGGCGCCAAAAAGAGAGTGATCCTGGCAGAATTTCTTTTGGAATCTGCATTTCTTTGTATTGTAGGCGGATTGATCGGTTTATTGCTTGTGTTTGTACTTACTCAGATACTTTCAGGAGCCTTGCACTTCCCGGTTTATATTTCTGCTGCTAATATGATCATGGCAATTGTTATTTGCATTATCGTCGGCATCGTTGCCGGATTTATTCCCGCCTCCCAGGCAGCAAGAATGGATCCGGTGGTGGCGATAAGAAGCAAATGATTGGGTGATGTGCCAATTTGATAATTC
This sequence is a window from Patescibacteria group bacterium. Protein-coding genes within it:
- a CDS encoding ABC transporter permease, whose product is MIRRTIEIIGTSFKMALQELWKNKLRTFLSLFGITIGIFCIIGVLATVNSLEQNIQNEVKALGTNTIYLDKWDYSAGGGPDYPWWRYVKRPVPKHDEIKQIKERTPSAKYVAFKIEAHDNISFENSVLSGVNIYGVSNEFQYIQPVDIATGRYISDADFEYGNNSVVIGNEIAEKLLGNAETAVGKTISIRGKKGIVVGVFKKQGKTMIGGWNFDESIVIPYKFARTIMDERRSDPLIMIQGQDNLNSKALKDDLTGVVRAIHKLSPTQEDDFTLNDINDFSAAISQAFVSLNIGGWAIAALSLIVGMFGVANIMFVTVRERTGQIGLKKAIGAKKRVILAEFLLESAFLCIVGGLIGLLLVFVLTQILSGALHFPVYISAANMIMAIVICIIVGIVAGFIPASQAARMDPVVAIRSK